In Bombina bombina isolate aBomBom1 chromosome 6, aBomBom1.pri, whole genome shotgun sequence, a single genomic region encodes these proteins:
- the LOC128663398 gene encoding E3 SUMO-protein ligase ZBED1-like: MIVAAQVGKFPHIKCFAHTLNLASQRALKVATLSRLLGRVRRISTFFHRSTTANHCLKEKQKCLGLKNHKLITDVTTRWNSSYDMVERFLEQQPAIYATLLSPEVRKSESDLCTLNVTDVSNAEDAVSALKPMKDVITLMSEECNPTVSLIAPLNAQLLQNMTDTMGDTPMIHEIKNAIKTDLLKRYSSEAEKKILYTASARDPRFKGLPFILTEEERLEIYRGVTEEAASLEIECTSTVTSRRTNVDEVPLPEGKETLEEESPIEEDNPSPPKRKSTSLLMTLLGQSFTDTEGTIEPKTPYAKTEEEIEKYCKAPSLPLTEDPLNWWHVHEVIFPLLSHLSKRYLCIPGTSVSAERVFSTARDVVTAKRSTLKPELVDQLVFLQKNLHIP; encoded by the exons atgattgttgctgctcaagttggaaaattccctcatataaaatgcttcgcccatacactgaatctcgcatcccagcgggcgctgaaagtggccacactctccaggcttttaggcagagtgcgacgaatatcaacattttttcaccgcagcactacagcaaaccactgtctgaaagaaaaacagaaatgtcttggcctgaagaatcataagctgataactgatgtgacaacaaggtggaacagctcatatgacatggtcgagaggttcttagaacagcaacctgcaatctatGCCACATtgctgtctccagaagtcagaaaaagtgagtcagatctctgcactctcaacgtaacagatgtgtcaaatgcagaggatgctgtgagtgcattaaagccaatgaaagatgtaatcacactgatgtcagaagagtgcAATCCAACAgtgtctctcattgcccctctaaatgcacaactgctccagaacatgacagacaccatgggagacacacccatgatccatgagatcaagaatgccatcaaaacagatctcctgaagaggtacagcagtgaggcagagaagaagatactttatacagcctctgcccgggatcctcgttttaagggactgccttttattctcacagaggaggagagattggagatatacagaggagtgactgaggaggctgcatccttggag attgagtgtactagtacagttacatctaggaggacaaacgtggatgaagtgccactgcctgagggaaaagaaactctggaagaagaatcacccatcgaggaggataacccttctcctcccaaaagaaagtccacatcgctgctcatgactttgctgggacagtctttcactgacactgaaggtacaatagaacccaagaccccctatgccaagactgaagaggaaatagagaaatattgtaaagccccatctctgcctctcactgaagaccctttgaactggtggcatgtacatgaggtcatatttcccctcctctctcatttgtcaaagcgatacttgtgtatcccaggtacaagcgtgtctgcagagcgggttttctccactgcaagagatgtggtaacggcaaaaagaagcaccctcaaaccagagcttgtggatcaactagtgttcttacagaaaaacctacatattccataa